The sequence CGAGTGCCCGGGCGGCGAGCGCCAGGGCTTCGTCCCACGAGACGCGCTGGAACTCGCCGCGCCCCTTCGGGCCGATGCGGACGGCGGGGTGGAGCAGCCGGTCGACGCCATACACCCGGTCGCCGAACTTGCGGACCTTCGCACAGATGTAGCCGTTGGTGGAGGTTGCGCGTTCCGACCCGTCGATCGAGACGACCCGGCCGTTCTCCACCGCGACCGACACACTGCAGCTGTCGGGGCAGTCGAGCGGACACGCGGTGTCGACGGTGCTCCGCCCCCAGACCATCTTCACGTTCGTGGCCATGGCCCCAAGTCTACCGTGACTGGCGGCCGTGCGTCGGCTGGACGAGCGGGGTGGCGGGGGCGGGCGTCACCGGGGCGGGTCGCGCCGCACGCGGACCGGGGCGCCATCGCGCAGCTCGCGCAGGGCCTGGAACGGGCCGCTCACGACCGGCGTCGACGACTCGACGCCCCGCACCTCGATGGCCAGGCCGCCGATGATGCCCGTGTCGACGGGACGGAACCTGGCGGTCTCTCCCTCCACGACGAAGACGCCGGTTCGATCGGCCTCGAGGCCATCGGCACCGGCCCCCGGCCGCAGCACGACGGCCTGGAGCGGTGCCGTGACCACGTTGCGGCGCTCCTCGGCCAGGATCTCGGCATCGCAGGTCAGGCCGGGGCGCAGGCCGGGGTCGGCCTCGTCGAGCCGCACGACCACGCGGAACTCGCGAGCGGCCGCGACGGTGCCCACGACCGGCAGCGCACTCGCGCCGACCTCGACCACCCGGCCGGCGAAGCGTCGTCCCGGCATGGCCTCGAGCACGATCGCGGCGGGTTGACCGACCGCGAGCCGCAGCACGTCGGCCTCGGCGACCTTCACCTCGGCGTTGATCGCGCTCAGGTCCGAAATCGTCATGAGCGTCGTGCCCGGCTGGTTCTGGATGCCGATGACGACCATCTCGCCCTCCCGGACCACGAGGCGGGAGACCACGCCGTCAATCGGCGCGCTGATTTCGGTCTTCGACACGACGTCGCGGGCGCGGGCCGCCTGCGCACGCACCTGGCTCACGCGCTCGAGGGCCGCCGCGCGGGCGCTTCTCGCGCGCTCGGCACTGGCGCGCGCGGCGGCGAGCTGGGCCTCGGTTGCGTCGAACGTGGCCTGGGCGGCGTCGAGGTCGGCCTTCGGGACGAGCGCCTGCGCGTGCAAATCGCGGGCGCGGGCCAGGACCACGGTGGCATCGCGCAGCCTGGCCTCTGCCGCCGCGGTCTCGCTGTCGGCCGCTCTGGCCTGGAGCTCGGCGCCGCGCGCGTCGGCCGCCTGCGCTTCGATGGCGGCTTCGGCCGCCGCGAGGTCGGCGCGGGCCTGGACCGGGTCGATGACCGCGAGCACCTGGCCCGCTTTCACCGGGTCGCCTTCGCTGACCCTGAGCGAGACGATGCGCCCCATGACGCTCGAACCGATGTCTGCATAACGTGTCGCGATGATCTCGCCGGAGGCGTTCACACTCGACCGGAACACGCTCTGCAACGTGGTGGGTTCGAGGACGACCTCGATGGTGCCGCGGCTGTTGCGACGGGCGAGCAGCAGTGCGGCAAGCGCGAGGAGGACGACGACACCGAGAACCCACTTGTAGCGACGCATGGTCAGCACGATCGTTTCGCGTTAGGACTGCCGGACGACGGGGGAGGTTCCCACCGCGTCCGCCGACGGTCGCCAGTATAATCCCAGCCGACGGTGTCTCCGGGCATCCCTGCCCGAGTCCGCCGCGTCTCACCGACCATGCCGACCGCCTCCGCCCGCCCGTCGCGCACGGCGCGCCATCCGTGGGCGGGTCTCGTCGACGCCACGGTGCAGGCCCTCGCCGCCCTGCGCGCCAACCGCCTTCGCAGCGCGCTCGGGGGCCTCGCCATCGCGGTCGCCGTCGCGACGATGACGATCGTCGTGACCGCGCTCGACGGCGTGGCCGAGTACGCCCGGGTGAACGCCGCGCGGGCGTTCGGCAGCGAGACCTTCGTCGTCGCCCAGGTGGCGTCGGCCGGACGGGTGAGCCGCCGCGACCTCGAGCGCAAGCTGTCGCGCAATCCTCCGGTCCGGCGCACCGACGTCCGGTTCCTCGACCGCTTCAGCGCCGGCACGGTGCTCTACGCGCCGAACGCGCAGCGCGCGGCCGACGTCACCGCCGGCGGGCGGCGCTACGAGTACGCGGCGGTGACGGGCACGAGCGCGGAGATTGCCGCGATCCGGGATCTCGGCATCGCCGAGGGACGGTTCTTCCGGAAGGACGAGGAGACGCGCGCCGCGCAGGTGGCCATCATCGGCCACGAGGTCGCGACGACGCTGTTTCCGGCCACCGACCCCCTCGGTGAGGTCGTGCGGATCGCTGGACGCGGCTTCGAGGTGATTGGCGTGCAGGGGCCCCTCGGCACGTCTGGCGGCGCTTCGCTCGATCGCTACGTCTGGGTGCCGCTCCAGGCATTCGAGCGCGCGTTCGGCCCCCCGGCCACGCTGCAGGTGTTCGCCCGCGCGGTCGCGCCCGGGCGGGCGGCCGACGCCGAGGATCGGGCCCGCGCCACGATGCGCGCGAGGCGCCAGCTCGGATCCGGCGTCGACGACACCTTCGACGTGCTGTCGCCCGATGCCGCCAGGGGCTTCGTGCTCGTCCTTTCCCAGCGGATCGGTGCGGCGGCGTTTCCGATTTCGGCGATGGCGCTGCTTGCGGCGATAGTCGTCGTGACCAACACGGTCCTCGTGTCGGTGAGCCAGCGCACGCGTGAGATCGGGGTGCGCCGCGCCGTCGGCGCCAGCCGGTCGCAGATCGTGCGCGAGGTGCTCGCCGAATCGACGCTCGTCGCCCTCGCGGGTGGAGCGGCCGGCCTCGCCGTGGTCGGTGTCGTGGTGTCGGTCGTCTCCGGGGTCTCGGGCCTCGACCTCACGGTGAGGGTGTCGACGGTGCTGTGGAGCCTCGTCGCGTCGACGGCGAGCGGGCTCCTCGCCGGCTGGTACCCGGCGCGGCGCGCGGTGCGCATCGACGTCATCAACGCGATTCGGGTGGAGTGACGTGGACCCGCAGCATCGAGCGTCGTCGTGGGCCAGGTGGCGCGCCGCCGCCGCCGAGTCGGCCCGCCTCGCCATCGACTCGCTGCGCACGCAGCCGGCCCGCTCGGCGCTCGCCATTGTCGGGATCGTCATCGGCGTCGTCACCGTGGTGCTCGTCGCGTCGGTGCTTGCCGGCCTGCGCAACTCGGTGGCGGAGCTCTTCCGCGAGCTCGGCACCGACAACGTCTTCGCGTTCCACCGGTCGGGCGACCCCTACCAGCCGCCCTCCGACCGGGAAGCCCGACGCCGGCCGCTCGACCCGGCGTTTGCCAGGGACCTCGAGCGCCTCGGCGATGCGATTCGCGACGTCGGCGTCCAGCTGATCGTGCCCAACGTGGTCAACGGTCGCGCCCTGACGGCGCGCTACGGGGTGAACGAGTCGGACACGGTGCTCGTCGAAGGCGCCTCGTCCAACTTCTTCGACGTCGTCGGGGCCGACCTCGCGGCGGGGCGCCCCTTCACCGACCTCGAGGACCGCAACGGCGCGCGCGTCGCGGTCGTCGGTGCGAACCTGGCGCGTGCGCTCTTCGGCGCGGCCGGAGGCGAGTCGATCGGCAAGTCGGTCGTGCTCGGCGGAGAGGTCTACGCCATCGTCGGCGAACTCGCACCACGAAAGGGAGGGTTCTTCGGGGAGAACCGCCAGGACAGCGTGATGTCGCTGCCCGTCGGGGCGGTGCGGCGCCGCTTTCCCGAGGTCGAGGACGCCGTGTTGTACATCCGGTCGATGCCCGGGCGGCGCGAGGAGACGCGCGTGCAGACCGAGGTGATCCTCCGGCAGCTCCGGCGCCTGGGCCCCGACGAGCCGAACGATTTCAACCTGTCCACCTCGGACCAGATCATCGCGCAGTTCGATCGGCTGAGCGCCGCCATCGGACTCGTGACCATCGCGCTCGCGGCCGTGAGTCTCTTCATCGGCGGCATCGGCATCGCCAACGTCATGGTGATCAGCGTGACCGAGCGCACGCGCGAGATCGGCGTACGACTCGCCATCGGCGCGCGGCGGCGGGAGGTCCTGCGCCAGTTCCTGCTCGAAGCGGTCCTGCTGTCGACGGTCGGTGGGGCGGCGGGAATCGCTCTTGCCGCCGCGATTGGTGGCACGATCACCGTGCTCGCACCCGGCTTCTCGGCGATGGCCCCGCTCTGGGTGGTCGTCGCGGGGTTGCTCGGCGCGGTCGGGACCGGCGTCGTGGCGGGCTACCTGCCGGCCAGGCGTGCCGCCGCGCTGGACCCCGTGGAGGCCCTGAGGTACGAATGACCCCCCTGCCGCCGCCACGCGAACCTGGCCGGCCGCGCGTCGTCATCGTCGGCGGCGGCTTCGGCGGGCTGACAGCGGCCAGGGCCCTCGCGCGTGCGCCGGTGTCGGTGACGCTGGTCGACCGCCAGAACCATCATCTCTTCCAACCCCTGCTGTATCAGGTGGCGACCGCGGGTCTCTCGCCCGGCGACATCGCTTCGCCCATTCGCTGGGTGCTGCGCCGCCAGCGCAACCTGCAGGTGCTGCTCGCCGAGGCGCGGTCCATCGATGTGGCCCGGCGCGTGGTCGTGCTCGACATCGGCGAGATCGCCTACGACTTCCTGATCGTCGCCACCGGCGCGGCGCACGCCTACTTCGGCCGCGACGAGTGGCGTGAGCGGGCGCCCGGCCTCAAGACACTCGACGATGCGCTCGCGGTGCGACGGCAGGTTCTGCTGGCCTTCGAGCGGGCGGAGCGGACGACCAACCGCGATGAGCAGCAGCGCTGGCTCACGTTCGTTGTCGTCGGGGGCGGACCAACCGGCGTCGAACTGGCGGGCGCGCTCGCCGAGATCGCCCGTCACGCCCTCAGGCACGAGTTCTCCTCGATCCATCCCGAGACGGCCCGGGTGGTCCTGATCGAGGCGGGTCCGACGCTGCTCGCCAGCTTCCCTGAGGCGCTGCGCGAGTACGCCACGCGCGCCCTGCAGCACCTTGGCGTCGACGTGCGCGTCGGAACGCCCGTCACGGCCATCGAACCCGGTGTCGTCGTCGCCGGGAACACCCGCCTCGAGGCCGGAACCGTGCTGTGGGCCGCGGGCGTGGCGGCATCGCCGCTCGGCGCTACCCTCGGTGCCGCCACCGACAAGGTGGGGCGCG comes from Acidobacteriota bacterium and encodes:
- a CDS encoding ABC transporter permease — protein: MDPQHRASSWARWRAAAAESARLAIDSLRTQPARSALAIVGIVIGVVTVVLVASVLAGLRNSVAELFRELGTDNVFAFHRSGDPYQPPSDREARRRPLDPAFARDLERLGDAIRDVGVQLIVPNVVNGRALTARYGVNESDTVLVEGASSNFFDVVGADLAAGRPFTDLEDRNGARVAVVGANLARALFGAAGGESIGKSVVLGGEVYAIVGELAPRKGGFFGENRQDSVMSLPVGAVRRRFPEVEDAVLYIRSMPGRREETRVQTEVILRQLRRLGPDEPNDFNLSTSDQIIAQFDRLSAAIGLVTIALAAVSLFIGGIGIANVMVISVTERTREIGVRLAIGARRREVLRQFLLEAVLLSTVGGAAGIALAAAIGGTITVLAPGFSAMAPLWVVVAGLLGAVGTGVVAGYLPARRAAALDPVEALRYE
- a CDS encoding efflux RND transporter periplasmic adaptor subunit, which gives rise to MRRYKWVLGVVVLLALAALLLARRNSRGTIEVVLEPTTLQSVFRSSVNASGEIIATRYADIGSSVMGRIVSLRVSEGDPVKAGQVLAVIDPVQARADLAAAEAAIEAQAADARGAELQARAADSETAAAEARLRDATVVLARARDLHAQALVPKADLDAAQATFDATEAQLAAARASAERARSARAAALERVSQVRAQAARARDVVSKTEISAPIDGVVSRLVVREGEMVVIGIQNQPGTTLMTISDLSAINAEVKVAEADVLRLAVGQPAAIVLEAMPGRRFAGRVVEVGASALPVVGTVAAAREFRVVVRLDEADPGLRPGLTCDAEILAEERRNVVTAPLQAVVLRPGAGADGLEADRTGVFVVEGETARFRPVDTGIIGGLAIEVRGVESSTPVVSGPFQALRELRDGAPVRVRRDPPR
- a CDS encoding ABC transporter permease; its protein translation is MPTASARPSRTARHPWAGLVDATVQALAALRANRLRSALGGLAIAVAVATMTIVVTALDGVAEYARVNAARAFGSETFVVAQVASAGRVSRRDLERKLSRNPPVRRTDVRFLDRFSAGTVLYAPNAQRAADVTAGGRRYEYAAVTGTSAEIAAIRDLGIAEGRFFRKDEETRAAQVAIIGHEVATTLFPATDPLGEVVRIAGRGFEVIGVQGPLGTSGGASLDRYVWVPLQAFERAFGPPATLQVFARAVAPGRAADAEDRARATMRARRQLGSGVDDTFDVLSPDAARGFVLVLSQRIGAAAFPISAMALLAAIVVVTNTVLVSVSQRTREIGVRRAVGASRSQIVREVLAESTLVALAGGAAGLAVVGVVVSVVSGVSGLDLTVRVSTVLWSLVASTASGLLAGWYPARRAVRIDVINAIRVE
- a CDS encoding NAD(P)/FAD-dependent oxidoreductase — translated: MTPLPPPREPGRPRVVIVGGGFGGLTAARALARAPVSVTLVDRQNHHLFQPLLYQVATAGLSPGDIASPIRWVLRRQRNLQVLLAEARSIDVARRVVVLDIGEIAYDFLIVATGAAHAYFGRDEWRERAPGLKTLDDALAVRRQVLLAFERAERTTNRDEQQRWLTFVVVGGGPTGVELAGALAEIARHALRHEFSSIHPETARVVLIEAGPTLLASFPEALREYATRALQHLGVDVRVGTPVTAIEPGVVVAGNTRLEAGTVLWAAGVAASPLGATLGAATDKVGRVRVEADLSIPGHPEVFVIGDLAALAGPDGKPLPGVAPVAMQQAERAVANVLASLRDEPRRPFVYRNLGNMATIGRAKAVVDFGRVTFTGWLAWLVWLFVHIMQLTGFRNRIVVLVQWAWAYVTYQRSIRLITGEHRSSARAGDSS